Genomic window (Ureibacillus composti):
TAAAAGATTTTCTTGCACTTATAAAAATTGGAATTGTAACTTCGATTTAGTGACAATTTTCATGGGTATGTGGTTAGCTTTTCAAATTACGAATCAAAGCCTTTATAACATCTAGATTTACTGATATGTACGTTGCTCATTGCAGCATGATTATTGATTGATCTGAGCATGAATAACTACATTAATTTGTTAATGAAAAGACCGAAGTCAAGACCTATAGAAACTAGCAAATTAAAGCAAAGACACGTATTGGCAATATCTCTTTCATTTAATTGTAGGTGAAATTTTGTTATTTATAGTAGCACTTGCTGCTGGCATGTGGGGACTTGTTGGAATTATAGCGTATATTGTTCTATATTCTATGTGGTCTAAAAGGAAGTTTGTGGGTAACACTAAAAGGAGAGTATTTCTGAGGTGATTCACCATTAAATGGTTGAAATGCGTAGAGTATTCTCTTGGATTAGCTGCAATTGTACTATTAATAAAGTTAAGTTGGCAACCACATCATTTTTATGGCTTGCCGTGCAACGAACTTATTGAATAACGCGCAGCAAAAATGCCAATGTTACTGGTATTAAAAGGATTTAAAAGAACGTAATTCCATGGTGTTATGGAGTTTGCCCTTGTTTCCTTTACCACTCCTTTTGGCCAAGTTAGGTATTGGCTTTATAATTTTAGTAACACTATTGAATGTAGAGGCGTTAATCTTGGCTATTAATGACTTTACACAAAAGATTATCTGAAATGGACAAAAAAATGTTCAATTATTCACAAGACCTATTTTGTATCCATGATCATCTTTGCCGTTTTTGTTTAACTTCAATAGTAGGGTATAAAACTTGTTAAGTCGGAAGGCACAATAGTTTATGGGATTCTTTCTTAATATAGAATTCAAATATAACGCAAAACCAAGTCCAAGTTACACATGAAATACAAAAAAGAAAGAGGGGTTTAATTAAGCTATGATGAAAGGGCTTAAAAAATGGCGTCTTTTCTCGCTATTAGCAGTGATGACTGTTTTTCTTTCAGCTTGTGGCGAAAATTATATTTCAACACTTAAACCAGCTGGTGCAGTTGGAAAACAACAGTTGAACTTACTAATATTCTCTACTTCAATTATGGCATTAGTAGTAGTAGTAGTTTCAGTTCTATATTTACTTGCATTTGTGAAGTTCCGTCGTAAAAAACAAGATGAGAACTATATTCCAAAACAAGTAGAAGGAAGCCATACACTTGAAGTTATTTGGACAGTAATTCCGATTATTTTACTTTTAATTTTATCTGTGCCAACGCTTGTAACTACTTATAAATTAGGTGACGTTGCTGCAATGGAACATGTAGACGAAGATGGTAACAAAACAGCATTAACAGTTAATGTTACTGCAAAGTTATACTGGTGGGAATTTGAATATCCAGAACAAGGGATCGTAACTGCTCAAGAACTTGTTGTTCCTACTGATGAAAAGGTTTACTTTAACTTGAAAGCTGCTGATGTTAAGCACTCATTCTGGATTCCATCAATCGGTGGTAAAATGGATACTAACGTTGAAAACGTTAACAAATTCTATTTAGAATTCGATGAAGAATCTCAAGGCCTAAAAGATGGTGTTTTCTACGGTAAGTGTGCTGAGTTATGTGGTCCATCTCACGCTTTAATGGACTTTAAGGTTAAAACTTTAGATCGCGATGCATTTGATACATGGGTTGCTGCAATGCAAGCAACTGAAGGTCAAACTGCTTCAAAAGATTCAACAGATTTAGGTGAAGCAACATTTGCTGCAAATTGTTTAGGATGTCACGCAGTTTCTGGTGCTGGTGCTAGTGGTGCGATGGGTCCAAACTTAACTGCGTTTGGTGATCGTAATCGCGTTGCAGGTGTATTAGAACATTCTAAAGATAGCGTAGAAACTTGGGTAAAAAATCCTGAAAGCATTAAACCAGGTAACTTAATGACTGGTGCTTATGGAGAATTATCTGACGAAGAAGTTAGCGCAGTTGCTGACTATATTATGAGTTTATCTGTAGAAGATTAATTTTGAACTAACTAGATAGAATCTTTGAGGGAGGTTAAAGTTGTGAGCTCTGTCGCAGTCTCTAATAAAAAGGGCTTTGGAGCAGTATTTTGGGACTATTTAACAACTGTAGACCATAAGAAACTAGGCGTGATGTATTTATTAGCTGGAACATTGTTCTTTGCTATTGCTGGTTTCGAAGCGCTTTTAATGCGTATTCAGTTGATGGTTCCAAACAACGATTTTGTTTCAGCTGGTCTTTTTAATCAATTATTAACAATGCATGGTACTACAATGCTATTCTTAGCTGCTACACCATTGCTATTTGGATTTATGAACGCTGTTGTACCTTTACAAATTGGTGCACGTGACGTTGCGTTTCCATTCTTAAACTCAT
Coding sequences:
- the coxB gene encoding cytochrome c oxidase subunit II, which gives rise to MMKGLKKWRLFSLLAVMTVFLSACGENYISTLKPAGAVGKQQLNLLIFSTSIMALVVVVVSVLYLLAFVKFRRKKQDENYIPKQVEGSHTLEVIWTVIPIILLLILSVPTLVTTYKLGDVAAMEHVDEDGNKTALTVNVTAKLYWWEFEYPEQGIVTAQELVVPTDEKVYFNLKAADVKHSFWIPSIGGKMDTNVENVNKFYLEFDEESQGLKDGVFYGKCAELCGPSHALMDFKVKTLDRDAFDTWVAAMQATEGQTASKDSTDLGEATFAANCLGCHAVSGAGASGAMGPNLTAFGDRNRVAGVLEHSKDSVETWVKNPESIKPGNLMTGAYGELSDEEVSAVADYIMSLSVED